In Bacillus sp. SB49, a single window of DNA contains:
- a CDS encoding nitric oxide synthase oxygenase: MNIDLYEKAESFIRQYYHEQGATGSEERLEQIKQEISLTGTYTHTFEELEYGAKAAWRNSNRCIGRLFWNSLKVFDRRHLNTEEDIFHALIDHLDYATNNGRIRSTITIFRPEQEEGAVRIWNHQLIRYAGYEEESGIVGDPASIDITKECMARGWSGSGRAFDVLPLLVQIGDQEPEMFDIPQESILEVSLRHPELEWFEDLGLRWHAVPVISDMRLEIGGIHYTAAPFNGWYMETEIGARNLADEFRYNLLPVVAEAMGLDTKRNRTLWKDRALIELNQAVLHSYKEDKVSVVDHHTAAQQFQLFENKEHQCGREVTGDWSWLIPPVSPASTHIFHSSYENRIETPNYFYQEPAYKKNLAPE; this comes from the coding sequence GTGAATATAGATCTATATGAAAAAGCGGAATCGTTCATCCGCCAATACTACCATGAACAAGGGGCGACCGGTTCGGAGGAGAGGCTTGAGCAGATAAAACAGGAGATCAGCCTGACAGGGACCTATACCCACACTTTTGAAGAGCTGGAGTACGGTGCGAAAGCCGCTTGGAGAAACAGCAACCGGTGTATCGGCCGGTTATTCTGGAACAGTTTGAAGGTGTTTGACCGTCGTCACCTGAATACAGAAGAGGATATCTTCCATGCTCTTATTGATCATCTGGATTATGCTACGAATAACGGAAGAATCCGCTCCACCATCACTATATTTCGACCGGAACAAGAAGAGGGAGCCGTACGAATATGGAATCACCAGCTGATCCGATACGCCGGTTATGAAGAGGAAAGCGGTATTGTCGGGGATCCTGCTTCCATCGATATAACGAAAGAGTGTATGGCGCGGGGCTGGTCCGGTTCAGGGAGGGCGTTCGATGTCCTGCCTCTTCTCGTTCAAATCGGTGATCAGGAACCTGAGATGTTTGATATTCCACAGGAAAGCATATTGGAAGTGTCTCTTCGTCACCCGGAGTTGGAGTGGTTCGAAGACCTTGGTCTTCGTTGGCATGCTGTGCCTGTGATTTCCGATATGCGCTTGGAAATAGGCGGCATCCATTATACAGCGGCGCCGTTTAACGGATGGTACATGGAAACAGAAATTGGTGCCAGAAACTTGGCAGACGAATTCCGCTATAATCTGCTTCCTGTTGTTGCAGAAGCGATGGGGCTCGATACGAAAAGGAATAGAACGCTATGGAAGGATCGGGCCTTGATTGAGCTTAATCAGGCAGTCCTCCATTCTTACAAAGAAGATAAGGTAAGCGTGGTTGATCACCATACGGCAGCTCAACAATTCCAGCTCTTTGAGAACAAAGAGCACCAATGCGGCCGTGAAGTCACCGGCGATTGGTCTTGGCTGATTCCGCCGGTTTCTCCTGCTTCGACGCACATTTTTCATTCCAGTTATGAGAACCGGATCGAAACACCGAACTATTTTTATCAGGAACCTGCTTATAAGAAGAACCTTGCACCGGAGTAA
- a CDS encoding carbon-nitrogen family hydrolase, with translation MMKKIAIIQMNIVLGNPEANRKAAAVKIKEAAENGSSVIVLPELWTTGYDLSRFDELAETMSGPTHLLMKEMACDYEVTIMGSVAEREDDVFYNTFVAYDPSGERILSYRKAHLFRLMDEEKFLESGNEKGLFHLEGAPLAAVICYDIRFPEWLRSHMIHGAKALFVTAEWPKPRVDHWRNLLISRAIENQCFVIACNRVGSDEANTFGGHSVIIDPWGKVLAEAGSEEEILYAEVNWEAVEDIRKQIPIFQDRRPDLYE, from the coding sequence ATGATGAAGAAAATAGCTATTATTCAAATGAACATTGTACTTGGCAACCCGGAGGCAAACCGGAAAGCGGCAGCTGTAAAAATCAAAGAGGCAGCTGAAAACGGGAGCTCTGTAATTGTGTTACCTGAACTATGGACGACGGGTTACGATCTATCCCGTTTCGATGAACTTGCAGAAACGATGAGTGGACCAACACATTTGTTAATGAAAGAAATGGCATGTGATTATGAAGTGACCATTATGGGATCGGTTGCCGAACGGGAAGATGACGTCTTTTACAACACATTTGTCGCGTATGACCCCTCGGGTGAGCGGATCCTGTCCTATCGAAAAGCCCACCTGTTCCGACTGATGGACGAAGAAAAGTTCCTGGAATCAGGGAACGAGAAAGGCTTGTTCCATTTGGAGGGCGCTCCGCTGGCCGCCGTTATCTGTTACGATATCCGCTTTCCGGAATGGCTGCGTTCCCATATGATTCATGGAGCCAAAGCACTGTTCGTCACTGCCGAATGGCCGAAGCCGCGCGTGGATCATTGGCGAAATCTTCTGATCAGCAGAGCGATTGAAAACCAGTGCTTCGTGATCGCCTGCAACCGTGTCGGCTCTGATGAAGCCAACACATTCGGCGGCCATTCCGTCATCATCGACCCATGGGGGAAAGTACTTGCCGAAGCTGGGTCCGAAGAAGAAATCCTATACGCAGAAGTAAATTGGGAAGCTGTAGAGGATATCCGAAAACAAATTCCTATTTTCCAGGACCGACGCCCGGATTTATATGAATAA
- a CDS encoding sensor histidine kinase encodes MFELFLPMLERLGIIVTVAFIITRFRFFRELIDKKTLDSGQQFMAVVFFGVFGIIGTYTGITYNTDSLDFGRWAFNLGESEALANSRVIGIVAAGLFGGYRIGIGAGVIAGLHRFSLGGFTGLACGISAVVAGLLAGLFHKKDRPLKLTTALLVGALAETVQMGIILLTASPFSRAWGLVQEIGLPMIAANGVGAALFLLIIRNVLHEEEKVGALQAQKALKLAESTVSHLRKGLSAQSAGQACRIIYEEVDVSAISMTDKNDILAHVGLADDHHKSGVPIQTDATKQVIRDGKMAIAGHEEIHCQTARCPLGAAVIAPLMKRQEVVGTLKFYVRSEKDISNVLIELIQGLSALLSQQLELADAERAQELAREAEVKALQAQVNPHFLFNSLNVIVSLTRTEPDRARSLLIALSKFFRQNLNATRKTWITLEEELKHVKAYLLIEETRFVDRLHVYYDVDEAALTARIAPLTLQPLVENCMKHGIKDQDGEAVIRISVKAEEDGVRVSIEDNGTGIDPERLETLGTDYVDSHNGTGFGIYNVNRRLEHMHGKGSTLSIKSEHGAGTEITFLLPVERQEITR; translated from the coding sequence ATGTTTGAACTGTTCCTTCCCATGTTGGAGCGACTCGGTATCATCGTGACCGTCGCTTTCATCATAACGAGGTTCCGTTTTTTTCGGGAACTGATAGATAAAAAGACCTTGGATTCCGGACAGCAGTTCATGGCTGTCGTCTTTTTCGGGGTGTTCGGTATCATCGGCACCTATACAGGGATTACCTACAATACGGATTCATTGGATTTCGGAAGGTGGGCCTTTAATTTAGGAGAATCGGAAGCGCTTGCTAATTCCAGAGTCATCGGAATTGTGGCTGCCGGATTATTCGGAGGGTACCGGATTGGAATCGGCGCAGGCGTAATCGCGGGGCTGCATCGGTTTTCTCTGGGTGGTTTCACCGGTCTTGCCTGCGGAATCTCTGCTGTCGTGGCCGGGCTCCTTGCCGGCTTGTTCCATAAGAAAGACAGACCATTAAAGCTGACAACGGCCCTGCTCGTCGGTGCATTGGCGGAGACGGTGCAGATGGGCATCATTCTCCTTACTGCGTCCCCTTTTTCAAGAGCGTGGGGGCTTGTTCAGGAAATCGGCTTACCCATGATTGCCGCGAACGGTGTCGGGGCTGCATTGTTCCTGTTAATCATACGGAATGTGCTTCATGAAGAAGAGAAAGTAGGAGCTCTTCAAGCTCAGAAAGCATTAAAGCTGGCGGAGTCCACCGTTTCTCATTTAAGAAAAGGATTGTCTGCCCAGTCGGCAGGACAGGCCTGCCGTATCATTTATGAAGAAGTGGATGTCAGCGCAATTTCCATGACGGATAAGAATGATATCCTTGCCCATGTAGGTCTTGCTGATGATCATCATAAGTCCGGAGTTCCGATTCAGACAGATGCGACGAAGCAGGTCATCAGAGACGGAAAGATGGCGATAGCAGGTCACGAAGAGATTCATTGTCAAACGGCAAGATGCCCATTAGGAGCGGCAGTCATCGCTCCGCTGATGAAGCGGCAGGAAGTAGTGGGAACGTTGAAATTCTATGTGCGTTCAGAAAAGGATATATCCAATGTACTGATTGAGTTGATTCAAGGGTTGAGTGCCCTCCTCAGCCAACAACTGGAACTTGCCGATGCGGAAAGAGCGCAGGAACTTGCTAGAGAAGCGGAAGTGAAAGCTCTCCAGGCGCAGGTGAATCCGCATTTTCTGTTCAATTCCTTAAACGTAATCGTATCCTTGACGAGAACAGAGCCGGATCGTGCCCGCTCCTTGTTAATAGCGCTCTCTAAGTTCTTCCGCCAGAACCTCAATGCGACACGGAAAACCTGGATTACCTTAGAAGAAGAATTGAAGCATGTGAAGGCATACCTGTTGATCGAAGAGACACGATTTGTGGATCGGCTCCACGTCTATTACGACGTAGATGAAGCTGCTTTGACAGCAAGGATAGCCCCATTGACGCTTCAACCCTTAGTGGAGAACTGTATGAAGCATGGAATTAAAGATCAGGATGGAGAAGCGGTTATCCGGATTTCTGTCAAAGCAGAGGAGGACGGCGTCCGTGTCTCCATAGAAGATAATGGCACAGGGATCGATCCCGAACGCTTGGAAACGCTCGGAACAGATTACGTCGATTCACATAATGGTACCGGCTTTGGTATTTATAACGTGAACAGACGGTTGGAGCACATGCATGGAAAAGGATCCACACTTTCGATTAAAAGTGAGCATGGAGCGGGTACGGAAATTACGTTTTTATTGCCCGTGGAAAGGCAGGAGATTACACGATGA
- a CDS encoding LytR/AlgR family response regulator transcription factor: MMEKIRVVIVDDERFSREELNFLLNQYPELEVVGEAGSGEEAVMKTLQLQPDVLFLDVEMPKMDGMEVAKAVQELKKQPIIVFATAYPDFAVEAFRHQAVDYLLKPFEEERLNETVERVIRLMQPETETLSQTGPSRLAVEGEERIDYIDPGDIMYVYRDGRVTKIAGRNGTYETKAPLKEIEERLRSYSFYRIHKSYLVNLDYIDRLTPWFNGAYQLELKGTEERLSVSRNYVKGLRKQLEL, encoded by the coding sequence ATGATGGAGAAAATACGTGTAGTGATCGTTGATGATGAACGTTTCAGCAGAGAAGAATTGAACTTTCTTCTGAATCAATACCCAGAGCTCGAAGTGGTAGGAGAAGCAGGGTCCGGAGAAGAAGCGGTGATGAAGACGCTCCAGCTTCAACCGGACGTATTATTCCTGGATGTGGAGATGCCGAAGATGGACGGCATGGAAGTAGCGAAAGCTGTTCAGGAATTAAAGAAACAGCCCATTATTGTGTTTGCAACGGCATATCCCGATTTTGCTGTCGAAGCGTTCCGTCACCAGGCGGTGGACTATCTATTGAAGCCGTTTGAGGAAGAGCGCCTGAACGAGACGGTGGAACGGGTGATCCGGCTGATGCAGCCGGAAACGGAAACTTTGTCTCAAACCGGCCCGTCAAGGCTTGCTGTCGAGGGGGAGGAGCGTATTGATTACATCGACCCCGGAGATATCATGTATGTGTACCGCGATGGGCGGGTGACCAAGATTGCAGGAAGAAACGGCACCTACGAGACGAAGGCTCCTTTGAAGGAAATCGAAGAGCGGCTGCGGTCTTATTCCTTTTATCGGATTCACAAAAGCTATCTTGTTAACTTGGACTATATCGATCGGTTGACTCCATGGTTCAACGGAGCGTATCAGCTCGAATTGAAAGGAACCGAGGAGCGTCTGTCTGTCAGCAGAAACTATGTGAAAGGCTTGCGTAAACAATTAGAGCTATAG
- a CDS encoding carbon starvation CstA family protein translates to MITFLVSIAILIVGYFTYGKYVEKVFGVNEKRQTPAYSHGDGVDYLPMGEKRNSLIQLLNIAGVGPIFGPILGALYGPVAFLWIVFGCIFAGAVHDYLTGMISIRNRGAHLPELAGKFLGKVMKHVVNAFAILLLVLVGTVFVTAPADLLHNMTSSWLSLPVILAAIFVYYLLATMLPIDKIIGRFYPIFGALLVVSALGVGISLIVTGAPIPELSLTNMHPDNAPIFPLLFLTISCGALSGFHATQTPIISRTTQQEKQGRRIFYGMMIAEGIIAMIWAAAAMSLFNGSAGLNEVLASGGPAAVVSEVSIAMLGAVGGTLAVLGVIILPITSGDTAFRSARMIIADYLNISQKKIMSRLWIALPLFVISFVLTRVDFTLLWRYFSWANQSTAVIALWVGAMYLFLARKNYFIAAIPATFMTMATFTYILNAPIGFGLSINISYILSAVITVAIVAAFFIAARKGLNRNIPLEEELKPTA, encoded by the coding sequence ATGATTACGTTTCTGGTCAGTATTGCTATTTTAATTGTCGGTTACTTCACATATGGTAAGTACGTAGAGAAAGTTTTCGGTGTCAATGAAAAACGTCAGACGCCTGCTTATTCCCACGGCGACGGGGTCGATTATCTGCCGATGGGAGAGAAGAGAAATTCCTTGATTCAATTACTGAATATCGCCGGTGTCGGTCCCATCTTCGGTCCGATCCTTGGTGCTTTATACGGTCCTGTTGCGTTTCTATGGATTGTGTTCGGCTGTATCTTTGCCGGTGCCGTCCATGATTATTTGACAGGTATGATTTCGATCCGTAACCGTGGTGCGCACCTTCCTGAGCTTGCCGGTAAATTCCTTGGTAAAGTGATGAAGCATGTGGTGAATGCCTTTGCTATTCTTTTGCTGGTCCTTGTGGGAACGGTCTTCGTCACCGCCCCTGCAGATCTTCTGCACAATATGACGAGCAGCTGGTTGTCTCTACCTGTAATTCTAGCAGCTATTTTCGTTTACTATCTGTTGGCGACGATGCTTCCGATCGATAAAATCATCGGGCGGTTCTATCCGATCTTCGGCGCCCTTCTTGTTGTCAGTGCTCTTGGTGTCGGCATCTCGTTGATTGTGACAGGAGCACCAATTCCTGAGCTCAGCCTTACGAATATGCACCCGGATAATGCGCCGATCTTCCCGCTGTTGTTTCTTACTATTTCCTGCGGAGCTCTTTCCGGCTTCCATGCTACTCAGACGCCGATCATTTCCCGTACGACTCAGCAGGAGAAGCAAGGGCGCCGCATCTTCTACGGCATGATGATTGCAGAAGGAATTATCGCCATGATCTGGGCCGCTGCAGCCATGAGCTTGTTCAACGGCTCTGCCGGTCTGAATGAAGTGCTTGCTTCCGGTGGACCTGCTGCGGTGGTAAGCGAAGTGTCGATCGCTATGCTTGGAGCAGTCGGCGGAACGCTTGCCGTCCTTGGTGTCATCATTCTCCCGATCACTTCCGGAGATACTGCTTTCCGGAGTGCCCGAATGATCATTGCTGATTACCTGAATATTTCCCAGAAGAAGATTATGAGCCGGTTGTGGATCGCCCTGCCGCTGTTCGTTATCTCCTTCGTATTGACCCGCGTCGATTTCACTCTGCTTTGGAGATACTTCTCCTGGGCTAACCAATCGACGGCCGTCATTGCCTTATGGGTTGGAGCAATGTATTTATTCCTTGCCAGGAAGAACTATTTCATTGCAGCTATCCCGGCAACATTTATGACAATGGCTACCTTTACGTACATTCTTAATGCACCGATCGGCTTCGGGCTTTCTATCAATATTTCCTATATCCTGTCCGCCGTCATTACGGTAGCGATTGTAGCAGCATTCTTTATCGCCGCAAGGAAAGGATTGAATCGTAATATTCCGCTGGAGGAAGAACTGAAACCGACGGCATAA
- a CDS encoding GNAT family N-acetyltransferase yields the protein MDRIIHESKGEFYIGGVDSPDAQLFFEEDDNVITITSTEVTPAQREQGLGKDLVDHVVNYARKEKKKVDPVCSFAYDVIKSTPEYHVVWKE from the coding sequence ATGGACAGAATAATACATGAATCCAAAGGAGAATTTTATATCGGTGGTGTGGACAGCCCTGATGCCCAGTTGTTTTTTGAAGAGGATGACAATGTGATCACCATCACAAGTACAGAAGTGACACCAGCCCAGCGAGAGCAGGGACTCGGAAAAGATCTGGTTGATCACGTCGTCAACTATGCAAGAAAAGAGAAGAAGAAGGTAGATCCTGTTTGCTCGTTTGCATACGATGTGATAAAAAGTACACCAGAGTATCATGTAGTTTGGAAAGAGTGA
- a CDS encoding GNAT family N-acetyltransferase: protein MEVREPLERDLMHFTRYSIDFLHVMKERETTKEARAEQLRERKFWAADVFLSEDPKQKLYVAEVQGRMTGYALGRMDDNNQGTIQEIYVDEFYRREGIGSHLCRAVLAWMDEQNVSDVRVSPPFDLQRSLDGFLRAVGFCPVQTTYSFQKNSR, encoded by the coding sequence ATGGAAGTCCGTGAGCCTTTGGAGCGCGACTTGATGCATTTTACAAGATACAGCATCGATTTTCTTCATGTGATGAAAGAGAGGGAGACAACCAAGGAAGCGAGAGCGGAGCAGCTTAGAGAAAGGAAATTCTGGGCTGCCGACGTTTTCCTCTCTGAAGATCCGAAACAGAAACTGTACGTCGCTGAAGTTCAGGGACGGATGACAGGGTATGCGCTTGGAAGAATGGATGACAATAATCAAGGTACAATTCAAGAAATATATGTGGACGAATTTTATCGGCGGGAAGGTATCGGTTCCCACCTCTGCCGGGCAGTATTGGCTTGGATGGACGAGCAAAATGTCAGCGATGTGCGGGTGTCGCCACCATTCGATCTGCAACGCAGCCTGGACGGGTTTCTAAGGGCCGTCGGTTTTTGCCCGGTGCAGACAACCTATTCGTTCCAGAAAAATTCACGTTAG
- a CDS encoding diacylglycerol/lipid kinase family protein: MDKAMIIVNPSSGKEEALDHVKRIEEILEEKGYQTKVVQTEKELDATKYCQDACKDEFRLVVSMGGDGTLHETINGMVDQDHRPLLGIIPLGTVNDFARALDIPLHIEEAIEVLRSDRTKQVDIGKFNEDYFVNIVAAGAIAEAVYDVSPDLKTKFGPFAYIVEGVKTLTANSSYPLRIDYDNKAWEGEALLFLAALTNSTGGFEKMAPEAEVNDGVIHCYVVPKVSMIRLGSILTAIMRGNLKSVEGVHYFTAEKVRLTSEAELVTNVDGEEGAGLPVELAILPSHIDVLVP; the protein is encoded by the coding sequence ATGGATAAAGCGATGATTATAGTGAACCCTTCATCTGGGAAAGAAGAAGCGTTGGATCATGTGAAACGGATCGAGGAGATTTTGGAAGAGAAAGGATATCAAACGAAGGTTGTGCAGACAGAGAAAGAATTGGATGCCACCAAGTATTGTCAGGACGCTTGTAAAGACGAATTCCGTCTGGTCGTTTCGATGGGAGGAGACGGTACCCTGCATGAAACCATCAATGGAATGGTTGACCAAGATCATCGGCCCTTGCTTGGCATCATACCACTCGGGACGGTGAATGATTTCGCCAGAGCGCTTGATATACCCCTTCATATCGAGGAAGCGATTGAAGTGCTCCGTTCGGATCGAACCAAACAGGTCGATATCGGGAAGTTCAATGAGGACTATTTTGTCAACATTGTCGCGGCGGGAGCCATTGCAGAGGCCGTCTATGACGTCTCCCCTGATTTGAAGACAAAATTCGGTCCTTTCGCCTATATTGTTGAGGGTGTGAAAACACTCACCGCCAACTCAAGCTACCCGCTCAGGATCGATTACGACAATAAGGCCTGGGAAGGGGAGGCGCTTCTTTTTCTCGCTGCATTGACCAACTCGACAGGCGGATTCGAGAAAATGGCACCGGAGGCGGAAGTGAATGACGGTGTCATTCATTGTTATGTCGTTCCGAAAGTGAGCATGATTCGTCTAGGTTCGATACTAACGGCAATCATGAGGGGCAACTTGAAGAGTGTGGAAGGTGTCCATTACTTTACAGCAGAAAAAGTAAGGCTGACTTCCGAGGCGGAGCTTGTCACAAACGTAGACGGAGAAGAGGGGGCGGGTCTGCCGGTGGAACTGGCGATTCTTCCTTCCCACATTGACGTCCTTGTTCCTTGA
- a CDS encoding YueI family protein codes for MKKRNVDDYLQEGIYGTPETKPSERKQYLGTIRERVILVLTKGQVMQGTAKKELSSRMKQYKDATLLLNGEVSYRFLSPYMDIAEEESIHHTMVSNQEADTDTGLVLTVDYPVELEDVTVNPSVTGVEEKSVQRGWKGWMRSLFKPKE; via the coding sequence ATGAAGAAACGTAACGTCGATGATTATTTGCAGGAAGGGATATACGGGACGCCGGAAACCAAACCTTCCGAACGGAAGCAGTACTTAGGAACCATCCGTGAACGAGTGATTCTTGTTCTTACGAAAGGACAGGTTATGCAGGGAACGGCAAAGAAGGAGCTTTCATCCCGGATGAAGCAATATAAGGATGCGACTCTGTTGTTGAACGGGGAAGTGAGTTATCGCTTTCTCAGTCCATACATGGACATTGCTGAAGAGGAGAGCATCCATCATACCATGGTTTCCAACCAGGAAGCGGATACGGATACAGGACTTGTCCTGACCGTTGATTATCCTGTGGAATTGGAGGATGTAACGGTTAATCCTTCCGTAACTGGCGTGGAAGAAAAAAGTGTCCAGCGAGGTTGGAAAGGGTGGATGCGTTCCCTTTTTAAGCCGAAGGAATAA